In Gossypium arboreum isolate Shixiya-1 chromosome 3, ASM2569848v2, whole genome shotgun sequence, the sequence AAAGCAAGGGTAAATTTGTCTAAAATGTAAGATTCTGGTTGAAATGTAATACAGTCAACCCTCTTTGTAACAATCATCTGCTAAAACAACGTTTTGTTATAACAGTTAAGTTTCTAGTAGAgccaattttttaaattttattttaacccTCCATAATAGTTTTTCACTTATAACATCAACATTCATAGTTATGAAGtacattatttattaaattaattttctataacaacatattgtttaaaattttaagtaaaattatagcTATTTCATATAAGCAAGCCTATtaactttaatttattaaataaaaacgatgttaattaaaatattattttaataaaatgttcaATTTTAGATGAAAAGTTCTATTagtcatattttattaaatgaaaataatattcaaTGAGTGaaattaaatatatcaatttaataaaCTATTAAGTTCTCTAACATTGATTGAGTCTTAGCTTAATTGGCATTGATATTGTTGCCAGTGTAGAAGGATGTGGGTTCGAGTGCGTTGAAgtgtattatcctcctatttaagagtTGTGAAGAGACTACGGGTCCTAAAAAATAAGTAGTATTGAGACTACCCTAAATTTCGAAATTTGTCACTGGATATCACATAATTAAAGTTTATCAGCATGTCCCGCGAAAGTATAATTGACTGATAGATTACATAGCCAAAGTTATTCTTAGTGATCTTAATAAATTATCGACTTTTGAAGACTTACTCGATCATGTTGAAGGCAGTTGTTTTCTATAGATAAATAAAAAAAGGTTATCGGACCCGCCATTACAGCTAAACTTTCCCTCAAAAGATGGATTCCTTCATTGGTTTCAGGATAGAAGATAAACAACTTGTTTTTAAATATACTCATATAAAGACATTAGATATGCTCCAAATTCTTGATTCTATCATGCAAcataaaaattccatccataatttataagataataataatattaaagataATTTAGGTtgaaataaaattgtaaaaataataattaataattaaatatatataaaattgaatTAATAGATATTAATTCgccaataaataattttaatagttttatttataaaaaatattgtaTTAATTCGACAAGTAGAGTTAAGAAATTGCTACTGTCtcatttattttatatacatttttatttgggataaatattttttttttcttgaactTGCAATTAGTTTCACTTTGGTATCTCTACCTTTTTTTTGTCCACTGTGGTACTTAAACTTGACGACTATGTCCATTTTGGTCCCTTAGCTTGAATAATGTAAAAGTTTAATGACCGTGTCACAtcataatttgaaaattaaataatttttagtactTTAATAACCAGATTGGTGGTTGAACAGATCAAACCTCATTTTATCGATTCAACCAATTTGATTGGTTCGGACACTAgaccaacaataattaaataaataattaaaaatttataaaaaattaagctTATTCAATATGTTTAACTATCAATTTTTTTCTTGGTTTTCGATTTTAGTACCCCTTTGTCCAGCATGTTATATCAATCAATTTTCGATCCGTCTAATCCAATCCTGTTCCAGTAATACAGATCACATAATCAAATATTGACAAAATCCAAATTCATGGAATTTTCTTACTAAGTTTAAAGACTAAAGTGGATCAAAAGAAAAATACATttatcaaaaacaaaaatttatattattcttttttatgtttaatattttaatatgctCGATTCAACACTTATCATCATCCCAACACTGCACGTAAAGTTTAAAAAGTCGGTTTACCAAATatctttctttaatttaattagtaaatgCATTTCCTTAATTGTTCAAAAGAATAATCATATTCCAAATGCCAATATAACGAGGATACTATCATGGGCCCCCGCAACCTCCTTTATTGAGTCACGACCAGAGCATCTAAGCTAAGAATAATCGCCAGCTTGGTAGGACCTGATGCCACGTGCCGCATCTTCATTATTTAGATTGTTAACGTATGCCTTATTTTTTTAATACGAAAAATTAACCCAATAAAACTGAAAAAATgtcagaaaaataaagaacagAATCAACGAGATACGTGTTTACGATAATGCCCTCGTTttatataatggtttaatttcatCAAACGTCACCCGAAGTCCCAAACTATAGTTGGGCTTAGattctaaattaatttttaaacttcCAAATGTTCTCAAAGTATCAGTATAATATAAATTAAGTCCTTCAATCATTATGATACAAGCTTGAGTGTTAAATAGACTTGTTCATCACCCAAGCCACCAAAAGGCTCATCCGAAAAGTGAgagagtttggacaaaaatatactCAAAAAAATGGGCTTGAACGAGCCTCAGGTAAGATTTTTGACTCGAGCCTAGTTCGAAtttacaaaaaacaaaaaaattgctATTAATTTTTTactgttttgttattattttttacttGGCCCGGCCTAACCCATGAACAATTTTAATGCTAAATGCTAGTCTTGATTTgacaatataatatatttaaaacacaTAGCCATGTTATTTATTACATGAATaacttaaatataatataaagaacAGTGAcattaatatttacaattttataaACATGTTAAATATAAATTGTTCATGCCATACATACAAATATGTTTATGATTCGGTCCACATGTTTTAAATAGGGTTAATAAATTATtcggtattttaaaattttttgtcccAATTTGATACTTAAGCTTGATTTTAATGTTCACTTTGGTACATGGATTTTTCAATTTGATACTTAAGTTTTTCTTTTTGTCTTAGCTAAGTACTTGAGTTTGGCTTCGATATTTTATTTAGTACCCTAGCTTTTTTTTTTGTCCCAATTAAGTACCTAGGTCTTTTTATTAAAACACACGTGTCAAACGTTCATTGGGTCACATGAAATCATTTGGTACGATCTAGGCaccaaattgaatattaaatacAAATTCAAGTATAAAATGATATAATTAACCTTTTAAATATGATAGCCCGCAAATCTGAGCTAAAATTTAGAGTTCTTTTGCGTTCAATTTGATGCATAGCCATAGACTAACACAAAGACTTTGAGGATTTAATTAAGATATATTttgaagttcagggactaataTATAATTTAGATTAAACTACTGAGGACATTTAATGAAATTAACCcatatatttgtatttatttCCTATAAATGCAATTGCGTCCCCGCCCATTTTTGTTTATTCATTCCTATATTCGAGCTCTGTATAGATTCTTCTAGTTCCGACCAAAAAAAGAATTGCTCATCTTTCCTTCAGAGAATATTTGTtttgagtgaaaaaaaaaaaatgttgggAGTATTCAGCGGAGCGATAGTGTCCCCGCCGGACGAGCTGGTGGCGGCCGGTTGCAGGACGCCGTCGCCTAAGATAACGGCGGACGCTCTTGTGAAACGGTTCATCGAGGCAAACCCCTCCACCGTGTCTATGCAGATCGGAGATCATGTCCAATTCGCTTATTCTCACCGTAACGAGTCTGCTTTACTTCCCAGGTAAAAAATATCAATCACGTTGGATCTTGACCATTGGATCATTTAATGATCAATAAGGCTAAGAAACCGTCgtgattttaatttatttcatatgtTTAAGTGAGATTAAGAGCAAAATTGTTCgaatttaaaaatttcatctcTAGCTTCTTAAGTTGATCAAAGCAGTGTTCACTGTTTCaattaaaatatcattatttACAATATAATTTTAGTTACTAATAAAATTTTGTTCATGAAAATTTTCATCTGTAGCTTCTTAAGTTGATCTAAAGCTTCGTAATCCCTGAAGATTTTTTAAAGGAACTGAGAAATTTATtgtgattaatttaattaatcggAGGCTGACGATTGTTTTCTAGATAAACAAATAGAAAATTATAAGTATTACGTAATGCTTAGCGTTCAATTTATTCTGTTTTTTAAAACAGATTCAACAGCCAATTATATGCCTGACATTAAAATTTTAGCACTTTTccataaaatttgtaataaatgatttttaaatatttttgtatgaacttaaatttgaattgatgtcACGTAATAGATGTTAAAAAATTGATATAtacaatattatatttatttaaaatgaaaatttaatttaatttagatatttaaaaatattaaaatattatattatttttatagatatttttaaaatacatatttaaaACAACTGTTATTTAGTTAAACTTTCATCATTTAGTTAAATTTTGCACATCACACCCATTAAAtagattattttaataattttatataaattattaagaGAGATTAATATTAtcgtaataatatttttatttataatatatattaaaatttttaattaaattggtGATAAATTAACTCAAATCGTGTCTTTAAGTGGAAGATTGATTTATGTTATAgattcatttatttataaattaaaatttaagaacttattaaaatataattcaaaagatttagagaaaagttaaaaattaaaacttacTTATGTGTGcaaaaaatttaagtttttaaaatttaaaataatacaatttaaAAGATTTTCTATTAGTTCAACATATATAAAGTTATAATAATTAGAATAGAATCATTACACGTGTTGATTTAAATAAAGAATTTTGTATGTAGAATAGTAGTTTAGATATTTTTCAATTGAATTGGTGTTCATTTGACTTGTGATACTGATTTAATTAGTAGAGACAAATTTGagcttttaaatgaaaaattaccatATAAGTTactattaaatgattaaattaaaattaatttatgataaaattatattttgacctcCAAAATGAAGAAAATTATGTTTAATCCCTTAAAAATGatgaaatcataaattaatacattataaaattatattttgatatttgaaaattttattatttaattttggtCCATTAAAAAAATCTGTGGATTTGCCCATGTCAATTAGGAACTTAAATATAACGTAGTtataaaagaagagagaaaaaaacaTGTAAAAATATCGCAGAGACACTTGTATAAAGAGTTGAATTGTATTTTACTCTTTTTATTAAAAGATGAGTAAATTAACCATTGTATGATAGAAAAAGgtacaaattggtcattttgttaaatattttatcTGTATTTGTTGTAAGtgatgatttaattttttaaaataaaattatgtaaGTAAGATAAATTAAAGGATAAATAGGATTAAAGAAATTATGTTTTCATTTTCCCATTTAtccaaaatttttaatatatcatGTTGAATTTTtcgttttctaaaataaaataaatttcatgtTGGATTTTTTTCACATCATCATTTAATTGTggattttaacaaaaaaattaatttataattatttttatagtatagagattaattaattaattttatttatagtcAATAAAATATCAACAAATTATAGCGAACATAAAATTCATTTTAGTGGAAGTCCTTTTTCCGTAACACTATAGACTCAGATGACACAATCACATCTATATTTGTTTTGCGGACCACAGAACCAGATAACTCGGTCCAACGTAAAGTCATAATGATTTTTCATTTTCCTTGGTGGGTGGAGAGGGGTCCGGTGATTGGTTTACGTGTGGCCATATGTTGATGACATTAAAGTATGGATTTTGAATTGGattttttagatttaatttcAACCATACACGTGTCTAACATCCAGGACATCTGATTGTAACTTATGAGTATAGTCACCACTAGTAATAGTGGAGGGCCAGATGAATTGGTACATAAAATtgctatttctttattttatgatATTGATGGGAATAAAATTTGGATTAGTATCCTATAAGGGAAGTGTTTTCAATTTCCCAAATAAAACTAATAATTTGAtacataatatttaatttttaatttttatattattatttaaatattaaattagttttataaatcaaaattattttaatttaatttattttaaaaaattaataaataatttgatataTGATGAGATTGAACTCgtgatattttattaataaaattttaattttaccattcaatcaaacttttgttttaaaatagtttatacattttaattttatttatatacttTATTACCTCCACCAATAATAGTTGATTTAATATTCTTAATTtgaagtatttatttatttaaattttattttattcaaaatataattttatttttcatttaatatcatacatattacatATGTTGTTATTAATTGGTTTcaaattatatgttatttttaaactgcATAATAAATTTTTGGTCCTCCGacttataaaaaaatcattttaaacctCCATTTAATTTTTACCTCTTTTAGATCTTGAATTTGTATTTTGTCAAATCACCTCAAAATAGATAGAAAAAATTAACATTTGTTAACATTACTGATGTAGTATATATGTGGATTACCATATAGATGACACActagcatttaattaattttgtaaaatttaaaactatttatttttataattttataataattttaaattttaaaaatagttttataatttttgaattttaaaattttaaaaagtaattaaatattgaTATATCATTCTAAATGTATGCAACATCAACAAAGTTAAAGAAAATTAACTTTTTATTTAGTTTgagtgatttgataaaaaattagtttaagagttaaaaagacaaaaattaaaTATAAGGCCAAAATGATTGTTTTGTAACGTTAGAaggctaaataaattattatgtcttTTAAATACACctctatattttaaatatgctggtttactttttaatttaatttaattttatatttattatatataaagttgtttttcttttcaaatttcttGCATGGCAATGACCTGTGGTGGGTGGGGGTGATAAATTGATCTGGATAGCATAAAGGATAAGGTTGCCCAAATAGGATTGGGACCCTCGTGGTGGCCAGTGATTTGAGGCCAAAAGGGGGAGTGATATGCTTGTTAGGTTATTGAAAAGTTGAAATTATTTTATCCACctttattatcatattatttatggtatattttaaattatttaatgatattttaataattttttatatctcCAATTCTGAGTCTAAATACTAAACTTGAAACTTAAAACTCTAAACTTTAAATTAACTTTAGAGTTTTAAGTTAAGGTATGAGATTTGTATTTGGGGTTTTGGATTccgaattcaaaatttgagattcgggattcaaaataaaaaaaaaaattaccaatATTGTGTATGAATGACATggacaaaattattaaaatataattaaataattggaaAGGAACTATGAATGATGTGGTGGAAatgatttataaaataaattttactgaGGAGATAACGGTTaagttttaatataataataaattatatttaattatgaatttcatcttttattttataaaaagtgAGAAATTGGTCTAATTATCAGTAATATATGAATCTGAACTtctaacttttattaatttattaagtataaattattaaattgttaatttttaagtaaataattttatgatgaaattttaatgttttatccAATGGGactaactttttcaatttcataAAATACGTTAATGGCAGGTCATTCGCGGTGAAAGATGAAATATTCTGCATGTTTGAGGGGGCACTTGATAACTTAGGGAGTTTAAAGCAGCAATATGGACTTGGTAAGTCAGCAACAGAGGTGGTATTGGTGATAGAAGCTTACAAGGCTCTTCGTGACAGAGCACCTTACCCTCCTAGCCATATGGTTGCCCATCTTAATGgatccttttctttcattgtctTTGACAATTCCACCTCCACCTTGTTTGTGGCTTCTGTAAGTTCAATTACTCTCTCTCCTTAAGCTTTAGATGTTG encodes:
- the LOC108474533 gene encoding stem-specific protein TSJT1, whose translation is MLGVFSGAIVSPPDELVAAGCRTPSPKITADALVKRFIEANPSTVSMQIGDHVQFAYSHRNESALLPRSFAVKDEIFCMFEGALDNLGSLKQQYGLGKSATEVVLVIEAYKALRDRAPYPPSHMVAHLNGSFSFIVFDNSTSTLFVASDQFGKVPLYWGITADGHVAFADNVDLLKGACGKSLASFPQGCFFSTAVGELMSYENPKNKITAVPAKDEEMWGATYKVEGPTVVAGTESPMLSF